The Ranitomeya imitator isolate aRanImi1 chromosome 6, aRanImi1.pri, whole genome shotgun sequence genome window below encodes:
- the CCM2 gene encoding cerebral cavernous malformations 2 protein isoform X3 yields MPGIVSPFKRVFLKGEKGRDKKAQEKVTERRPLHTASVSPAEHRVEPDVLLNDYIEKEVKYLGQLTSIPGYLNPSSRTEILQLLDNAKRLHQLPAQLTQEHDAVISLSAYNVKVVWRDGEDIILRVPIHDIAAVSYIRDDCLHLVLLKTAQDPGISPSQSLSAESGKVLTSGSLSECGTGPLESCCLVILATENKAAAEELCSLLGQVFQIVYTESTIDFLDRAIFDGASTPTRHLSLHSDDSSNKVEVKEAYDLEAGAFSLEDSPDTEGNSPPHNKTASESELSTTAAELLHDYMMTLRTKLSSQEIQQFAMLLHEYRNGASIHEFCINLRQLYGDSRKFLLLGLRPFIPEKDSQHFENFLETIGVKDGRGIITDSFGRYRRTMSTASNSTTNGNGAVEGSDDQSVPSEGDEWDRMISDISNDIEALGCSMDQDPPTPGPPNYS; encoded by the exons ATG CCTGGAATTGTGTCTCCATTTAAACGGGTGTTCCTGAAGGGCGAGAAGGGCCGAGACAAGAAGGCTCAGGAGAAGGTGACGGAGCGGAGACCTCTGCACACCGCGTCCGTGTCGCCGGCGGAGCACCGCGTGGAGCCAGACGTGCTGCTTAATGACTACATAGAGAAAGAAGTCAAG tatttagggcagctgaCCTCCATCCCCGGATACCTCAATCCTTCCAGCCGCACAGAAATTTTGCAGCTTCTTGACAATGCGAAG CGACTACACCAGCTCCCCGCACAGCTCACCCAGGAGCACGACGCAGTCATTAGCCTATCCGCCTATAACGTTAAGGTGGTCTGGAGAGACGGAGAGGACATCATCCTGCGGGTGCCCATCCATGACATCGCCGCCGTCTCCTACATCCGAGATGACTGCCTGCACCTGGTGCTTCTCAAGACGG CCCAGGACCCCGGGATTTCTCCCAGCCAGAGCCTGTCTGCTGAGAGCGGGAAAGTGTTAACATCTGGGTCGCTGTCAGAGTGCGGGACGGGCCCCTTGGAGTCGTGTTGCCTGGTCATCCTGGCCACAGAGAATAAG GCGGCTGCCGAGGAATTGTGCTCCCTGCTCGGCCAAGTCTTCCAGATCGTGTACACCGAATCCACCATCGACTTTCTGGACAGGGCCATATTCGATGGAGCGTCCACCCCGACCCGTCATCTGTCCCTACACAGTG ACGATTCTTCAAACAAGGTGGAGGTGAAGGAAGCCTACGACCTGGAGGCCGGAGCCTT CTCCTTAGAGGATTCGCCTGATACTGAAGGAAACTCTCCCCCTCACAACAAGACGGCCAGCGAGAGTGAGCTGAGCACCACGGCGGCGGAGTTACTGCACGACTACATGATGACG CTGAGGACGAAGCTTTCATCGCAGGAGATCCAGCAGTTTGCGATGCTCCTCCACGAGTACCGGAATGGCGCCTCCATCCACGAGTTCTGCATCAACCTCCGGCAGCTGTACGGGGACAGCAGGAAGTTTCTTCTGCTCG GACTTCGGCCTTTCATTCCTGAGAAGGACAGTCAAcattttgagaatttcctggaaaccATTGGTGTCAAGGACGGGCGCGGCATAATCACCGACAGCTTCGGCAGGTACAGGCGGACTATGAGCACTGCCTCCAACTCCACCACAAATGGAAACGGCGCGGTGGAGGGTTCAGATGATCAGTCTGTGCCGTCAGAAGGAGACGAGTGGGACCGAATGATCTCAGACATTAGCAATGATATTGAGGCCCTGGGGTGCAGCATGGACCAGGATCCCCCAACTCCCGGACCACCTAACTATTCCTGA
- the CCM2 gene encoding cerebral cavernous malformations 2 protein isoform X1, whose protein sequence is MEDDGKKGKKQPGIVSPFKRVFLKGEKGRDKKAQEKVTERRPLHTASVSPAEHRVEPDVLLNDYIEKEVKYLGQLTSIPGYLNPSSRTEILQLLDNAKRLHQLPAQLTQEHDAVISLSAYNVKVVWRDGEDIILRVPIHDIAAVSYIRDDCLHLVLLKTAQDPGISPSQSLSAESGKVLTSGSLSECGTGPLESCCLVILATENKAAAEELCSLLGQVFQIVYTESTIDFLDRAIFDGASTPTRHLSLHSDDSSNKVEVKEAYDLEAGAFSLEDSPDTEGNSPPHNKTASESELSTTAAELLHDYMMTLRTKLSSQEIQQFAMLLHEYRNGASIHEFCINLRQLYGDSRKFLLLGLRPFIPEKDSQHFENFLETIGVKDGRGIITDSFGRYRRTMSTASNSTTNGNGAVEGSDDQSVPSEGDEWDRMISDISNDIEALGCSMDQDPPTPGPPNYS, encoded by the exons CAGCCTGGAATTGTGTCTCCATTTAAACGGGTGTTCCTGAAGGGCGAGAAGGGCCGAGACAAGAAGGCTCAGGAGAAGGTGACGGAGCGGAGACCTCTGCACACCGCGTCCGTGTCGCCGGCGGAGCACCGCGTGGAGCCAGACGTGCTGCTTAATGACTACATAGAGAAAGAAGTCAAG tatttagggcagctgaCCTCCATCCCCGGATACCTCAATCCTTCCAGCCGCACAGAAATTTTGCAGCTTCTTGACAATGCGAAG CGACTACACCAGCTCCCCGCACAGCTCACCCAGGAGCACGACGCAGTCATTAGCCTATCCGCCTATAACGTTAAGGTGGTCTGGAGAGACGGAGAGGACATCATCCTGCGGGTGCCCATCCATGACATCGCCGCCGTCTCCTACATCCGAGATGACTGCCTGCACCTGGTGCTTCTCAAGACGG CCCAGGACCCCGGGATTTCTCCCAGCCAGAGCCTGTCTGCTGAGAGCGGGAAAGTGTTAACATCTGGGTCGCTGTCAGAGTGCGGGACGGGCCCCTTGGAGTCGTGTTGCCTGGTCATCCTGGCCACAGAGAATAAG GCGGCTGCCGAGGAATTGTGCTCCCTGCTCGGCCAAGTCTTCCAGATCGTGTACACCGAATCCACCATCGACTTTCTGGACAGGGCCATATTCGATGGAGCGTCCACCCCGACCCGTCATCTGTCCCTACACAGTG ACGATTCTTCAAACAAGGTGGAGGTGAAGGAAGCCTACGACCTGGAGGCCGGAGCCTT CTCCTTAGAGGATTCGCCTGATACTGAAGGAAACTCTCCCCCTCACAACAAGACGGCCAGCGAGAGTGAGCTGAGCACCACGGCGGCGGAGTTACTGCACGACTACATGATGACG CTGAGGACGAAGCTTTCATCGCAGGAGATCCAGCAGTTTGCGATGCTCCTCCACGAGTACCGGAATGGCGCCTCCATCCACGAGTTCTGCATCAACCTCCGGCAGCTGTACGGGGACAGCAGGAAGTTTCTTCTGCTCG GACTTCGGCCTTTCATTCCTGAGAAGGACAGTCAAcattttgagaatttcctggaaaccATTGGTGTCAAGGACGGGCGCGGCATAATCACCGACAGCTTCGGCAGGTACAGGCGGACTATGAGCACTGCCTCCAACTCCACCACAAATGGAAACGGCGCGGTGGAGGGTTCAGATGATCAGTCTGTGCCGTCAGAAGGAGACGAGTGGGACCGAATGATCTCAGACATTAGCAATGATATTGAGGCCCTGGGGTGCAGCATGGACCAGGATCCCCCAACTCCCGGACCACCTAACTATTCCTGA
- the CCM2 gene encoding cerebral cavernous malformations 2 protein isoform X2: MEDDGKKGKKPGIVSPFKRVFLKGEKGRDKKAQEKVTERRPLHTASVSPAEHRVEPDVLLNDYIEKEVKYLGQLTSIPGYLNPSSRTEILQLLDNAKRLHQLPAQLTQEHDAVISLSAYNVKVVWRDGEDIILRVPIHDIAAVSYIRDDCLHLVLLKTAQDPGISPSQSLSAESGKVLTSGSLSECGTGPLESCCLVILATENKAAAEELCSLLGQVFQIVYTESTIDFLDRAIFDGASTPTRHLSLHSDDSSNKVEVKEAYDLEAGAFSLEDSPDTEGNSPPHNKTASESELSTTAAELLHDYMMTLRTKLSSQEIQQFAMLLHEYRNGASIHEFCINLRQLYGDSRKFLLLGLRPFIPEKDSQHFENFLETIGVKDGRGIITDSFGRYRRTMSTASNSTTNGNGAVEGSDDQSVPSEGDEWDRMISDISNDIEALGCSMDQDPPTPGPPNYS, encoded by the exons CCTGGAATTGTGTCTCCATTTAAACGGGTGTTCCTGAAGGGCGAGAAGGGCCGAGACAAGAAGGCTCAGGAGAAGGTGACGGAGCGGAGACCTCTGCACACCGCGTCCGTGTCGCCGGCGGAGCACCGCGTGGAGCCAGACGTGCTGCTTAATGACTACATAGAGAAAGAAGTCAAG tatttagggcagctgaCCTCCATCCCCGGATACCTCAATCCTTCCAGCCGCACAGAAATTTTGCAGCTTCTTGACAATGCGAAG CGACTACACCAGCTCCCCGCACAGCTCACCCAGGAGCACGACGCAGTCATTAGCCTATCCGCCTATAACGTTAAGGTGGTCTGGAGAGACGGAGAGGACATCATCCTGCGGGTGCCCATCCATGACATCGCCGCCGTCTCCTACATCCGAGATGACTGCCTGCACCTGGTGCTTCTCAAGACGG CCCAGGACCCCGGGATTTCTCCCAGCCAGAGCCTGTCTGCTGAGAGCGGGAAAGTGTTAACATCTGGGTCGCTGTCAGAGTGCGGGACGGGCCCCTTGGAGTCGTGTTGCCTGGTCATCCTGGCCACAGAGAATAAG GCGGCTGCCGAGGAATTGTGCTCCCTGCTCGGCCAAGTCTTCCAGATCGTGTACACCGAATCCACCATCGACTTTCTGGACAGGGCCATATTCGATGGAGCGTCCACCCCGACCCGTCATCTGTCCCTACACAGTG ACGATTCTTCAAACAAGGTGGAGGTGAAGGAAGCCTACGACCTGGAGGCCGGAGCCTT CTCCTTAGAGGATTCGCCTGATACTGAAGGAAACTCTCCCCCTCACAACAAGACGGCCAGCGAGAGTGAGCTGAGCACCACGGCGGCGGAGTTACTGCACGACTACATGATGACG CTGAGGACGAAGCTTTCATCGCAGGAGATCCAGCAGTTTGCGATGCTCCTCCACGAGTACCGGAATGGCGCCTCCATCCACGAGTTCTGCATCAACCTCCGGCAGCTGTACGGGGACAGCAGGAAGTTTCTTCTGCTCG GACTTCGGCCTTTCATTCCTGAGAAGGACAGTCAAcattttgagaatttcctggaaaccATTGGTGTCAAGGACGGGCGCGGCATAATCACCGACAGCTTCGGCAGGTACAGGCGGACTATGAGCACTGCCTCCAACTCCACCACAAATGGAAACGGCGCGGTGGAGGGTTCAGATGATCAGTCTGTGCCGTCAGAAGGAGACGAGTGGGACCGAATGATCTCAGACATTAGCAATGATATTGAGGCCCTGGGGTGCAGCATGGACCAGGATCCCCCAACTCCCGGACCACCTAACTATTCCTGA